The following proteins come from a genomic window of Coriobacteriia bacterium:
- a CDS encoding Ku protein, protein MARAIWKGTISFGLVTIPVGLFSAVSAEELSFHLLDSRDFSAVHNKRVNENTGEEVPWEAIVKGYQLPDGRWVTVTDDDFAAANVKATRTIDVLGAVCEDDVAVEFFDTPYFLAPEPQGTKAYALLRE, encoded by the coding sequence ATGGCGCGAGCTATCTGGAAAGGCACCATCTCGTTTGGCCTGGTCACGATTCCGGTCGGCCTGTTCTCGGCGGTATCTGCCGAGGAACTCTCGTTCCACCTGCTCGACTCGCGCGACTTCTCGGCGGTTCACAACAAGCGGGTCAACGAGAACACTGGCGAAGAAGTGCCGTGGGAGGCAATCGTGAAGGGCTACCAGCTGCCCGACGGGCGCTGGGTGACCGTGACCGACGACGACTTCGCTGCAGCCAACGTCAAGGCGACGCGCACGATCGATGTGCTCGGCGCGGTGTGTGAGGACGACGTCGCCGTCGAGTTCTTTGACACGCCGTACTTCCTCGCACCAGAGCCGCAAGGCACCAAGGCTTACGCCCTTCTTCGCGAGG
- a CDS encoding TRIC cation channel family protein — MPAHIVASLGATASALAGAASAAGASIGSTMTSAPAGLAGIVESSVPHAVASVLPSSVTTTMPITASTITIPVALEVSATFSGALAGALVGVERKFDVVGITTLAIVAGLGGGIIRDVLLQKYGIYALQYPRLLIAALLAAAVVFFFAGAATKVRPALFLFDALALGLFCVTGSDKALLAGLTFIPAILVGTITSVGGGMLRDVLSGEVPAVLRPGGFYAVASVTGATVYVGLVGWLNFVKPVAMVIVVIVVMALRVLSERLGWSSPIPVDLTPRVASMPRRTLGTLTRVLRPSDKPETSGSPQAAEGAAAEHDNVDPGVDPDE; from the coding sequence TTGCCAGCGCACATCGTAGCCTCCCTCGGAGCGACCGCGTCCGCGCTAGCTGGCGCGGCCTCGGCGGCGGGCGCGTCAATCGGGAGCACCATGACGAGCGCGCCTGCGGGCCTGGCGGGCATCGTGGAGTCCAGCGTCCCCCACGCGGTGGCCTCGGTACTGCCGTCCTCGGTCACCACCACCATGCCGATAACCGCGAGCACCATCACCATCCCCGTCGCCCTTGAGGTAAGCGCAACGTTCTCGGGCGCTCTGGCCGGCGCGCTCGTGGGGGTGGAGCGCAAGTTCGACGTGGTGGGCATCACCACGCTGGCCATTGTCGCGGGACTGGGCGGCGGCATCATCCGTGACGTGCTGCTCCAGAAGTACGGCATCTACGCGCTGCAGTACCCCCGTCTGCTCATCGCGGCTCTGCTCGCCGCAGCGGTCGTGTTCTTCTTCGCGGGGGCCGCCACCAAAGTCCGCCCGGCGCTCTTCCTCTTCGACGCTCTCGCACTCGGACTCTTCTGCGTAACCGGCTCGGACAAGGCGCTGCTCGCCGGCCTGACATTCATCCCGGCGATTTTAGTCGGCACGATCACCTCGGTCGGCGGAGGAATGTTGCGCGACGTACTCAGCGGCGAGGTGCCAGCGGTTCTGCGGCCCGGCGGCTTCTACGCGGTCGCCTCGGTCACCGGCGCGACGGTCTACGTGGGGCTGGTCGGGTGGCTGAACTTCGTCAAGCCGGTGGCGATGGTCATCGTCGTGATCGTGGTCATGGCGCTGCGCGTGCTCTCCGAGCGCCTCGGCTGGAGTTCGCCCATACCCGTCGACCTCACGCCCCGTGTCGCCTCGATGCCGCGCCGCACGCTCGGCACGCTCACCCGCGTGCTCCGCCCCTCGGACAAGCCGGAGACGAGCGGCTCGCCACAGGCCGCCGAAGGCGCTGCCGCCGAGCACGACAACGTCGATCCCGGTGTCGACCCCGACGAGTAA
- a CDS encoding anaerobic C4-dicarboxylate transporter family protein, whose protein sequence is MGTVLVVLELAVVIGAIVMGVRMGGMGLGIWGAAGVAVLVFVFHLSPGTTPGSAMLIILAVITAASAMQAAGGIDFLVKIAAGIIRKNPKQITLIAPLVSYAFTVGAGTSNIFFPLIPVIYEVSYDNGIRPERPLSLSVIATGLGITSSPVSAAMAAMLGLLAVKGISVSQILLITVPSSFVAIVVGSLVMNRYGRDLKDDPEYQRRLAEGKVQPPKKFEGAENVEPELPKGASLSAFIFLGGVVAVILLGAIPGAQGLLLPKGADMTVAIQLVMFIVALLILLFCSAKVGDVLKQPVFSSGITAIVALFGIAWLANTFIAAYEEQIVKILGGAVAALPILFAFAIFIFAALTTSQSATTNTIIPIGLALPGLGVGAIIAMWQALAGVYFLPANGNQLACVETDLTGSTKIGKLVLNHSFMVPLLVCTVTSVAVGLAIQSLLHF, encoded by the coding sequence ATGGGCACGGTGCTCGTTGTACTCGAGCTTGCGGTCGTCATCGGCGCCATCGTCATGGGCGTCCGAATGGGGGGCATGGGTCTGGGCATCTGGGGCGCCGCTGGGGTCGCCGTGCTCGTGTTCGTGTTCCACCTGTCCCCCGGCACCACTCCTGGCTCGGCGATGCTCATCATCTTGGCGGTGATTACGGCCGCCAGCGCGATGCAGGCTGCCGGAGGAATCGACTTCCTCGTCAAGATTGCGGCCGGCATCATCCGCAAGAACCCGAAGCAGATCACGCTCATCGCCCCGCTCGTAAGCTATGCATTCACCGTCGGAGCCGGCACGAGCAACATCTTCTTCCCGCTCATCCCGGTCATCTACGAGGTCTCGTACGACAACGGCATACGTCCCGAGCGCCCGCTCTCGCTCTCGGTCATCGCCACCGGACTGGGCATCACGTCGAGCCCGGTATCCGCCGCCATGGCGGCGATGCTGGGGCTGCTGGCGGTCAAGGGCATCAGCGTCTCGCAGATCCTGCTGATCACCGTGCCGTCCTCGTTCGTGGCTATCGTCGTCGGTTCGTTGGTGATGAACCGCTACGGCAGGGACCTCAAGGACGACCCGGAGTACCAGCGCCGACTCGCCGAGGGCAAGGTACAGCCACCAAAGAAGTTCGAAGGCGCCGAGAACGTCGAGCCCGAGCTCCCCAAAGGCGCCTCGCTTTCCGCGTTCATCTTCCTAGGCGGTGTGGTGGCGGTCATCCTGCTCGGCGCCATTCCCGGTGCGCAGGGCCTGCTGCTTCCTAAGGGTGCCGACATGACCGTCGCCATCCAGCTCGTCATGTTCATCGTCGCACTTCTGATCTTGCTCTTCTGTAGCGCCAAGGTGGGTGACGTGCTCAAGCAACCGGTATTCTCGTCGGGAATCACGGCAATCGTGGCCCTGTTCGGTATCGCGTGGCTCGCCAACACCTTCATCGCGGCATATGAGGAGCAGATCGTAAAGATCCTGGGAGGCGCCGTGGCGGCGCTGCCGATCCTCTTCGCATTCGCGATCTTCATCTTCGCCGCGCTCACCACCAGCCAGTCGGCGACAACCAACACGATCATCCCGATTGGGCTCGCTCTACCAGGCCTTGGTGTGGGCGCGATCATCGCGATGTGGCAGGCGCTGGCCGGCGTCTACTTCCTGCCGGCGAACGGCAACCAGCTCGCATGCGTCGAGACCGACCTGACGGGCTCGACCAAGATCGGCAAGCTCGTACTGAACCACTCGTTCATGGTGCCGCTGCTCGTATGCACGGTCACCTCAGTGGCGGTAGGCCTGGCAATCCAAAGCCTGCTGCATTTCTAG